In Babesia microti strain RI chromosome IV, complete genome, the sequence AGTTGAATGGTCGTTATCAGGGAAGGGAGGTTGAGCAGAGCTGGCATCTAGTGGGGCACATAGGTATTTGTATACTAGCTGCTATGTTAATTGGTAACGGGCCATGATATTGGACGACGACATAAAACCAACTTTCACACAGCACGAGATAACTGCGTTGCTTTCACCCTTCCTTGACCCACGGATGGTCCAAGCCATTATGAATTGGATGGATGGAAATATAGACAAATCCAATACTACCAAGTCAATGAAGGAACCAGTTGATATGCACATCAAAACTCAGAAGCTAGATGATGCGGAATTTAAGGAGAAGGAGTCTCAGCTACTCAGTTGCGTGGAGCCTTTTAAGAAGGCACTAAATCTCTACCGAGAGGATCAATTGCACAAAATATCCGCTAATGCCGAAAAAGTCTCCATCGCTGGGCTAATTTTGTGGCTAAACTCTTCCTACCCCGAACAATCAGACATAACTTTCCCCTTTGACGTGGATAAACGGTTGCTATCATTGGCCCAACTTTACTATAAACAGGGTGATTACTCAAGGTGTAGAAAATGGCTAGTTTACTACATTAACAATGTAGCacattatataaatgagGGGTCTTCTGTTAAGAACAAAATGCCGTGTTATTGGGGAATTTTGGCATGCTTGATACTTGGCTACATAGTTCCCTTGTCCGTTGAATCCCTAGATGCTCCACAGACGGTGATTGTTGATGAGGCAGATCCAATTGCACTGGAAGCTGAAACTCCCAAAGCGGTAGGGTACCATCAATCTAGGCgataatttgcatattgaaaataaacGAAACTTTTACCAATGACGAATCTTTTGGAGAGAAGAAGGAGAACGTGCTGAAGCGTGCCTGGTTGATCCATTGGTCTCTTTTCTTCGTTTTCAAATACTATCTCTCCTTAGTTCATCTTAAGGATAAGGGTTCTAACATACAAGACTGGCCTCAACTTCAAGAATGGCTACTAGATGAGAGGTAACAAGTGCTTTAACCTCTAGGAATATCGCAGTTGTTTTATTTTCGGCACCACACTTGTTACGTTACTATGCAGTATATGCTTTGCTTAATTGGAATCGCAAGGATCACTTTAGAATCATCTGCAATGTACACAACACTTTCATTTAGGCTATTGCACAGGCAAAGACAAAATACAATGATACATTTACATTGTTACTAGGAGCTCTATCTGTGGAATTCGATTTCGAAGAAGcacaaaaacaaatttctgAAATAAAACAGTCATGCGAATCAGACTATCTGCTCCATATGTTGAAGGATTCAATTGAGGAAAATGCTAGATACATGATTTTTGAAACATATTGCCGCATTCACAAGTCAATCAATCTGAATATGATAGCGCAAAAATTGAACATGTCAACAGCCAAAGCAGAGAGGTGGATTGTAAACCTTATCCGTCATGCAAAGTTGGAAGCTAAGATTGATTCTGAGAAGAATCGAGTTGAAATATCAACCACTCCTCCTTCGTTTTATCAGCAAGTAAGACATTGATGATTTAGATAATTGAAAAGACacaaaatttggcattGAGGTCTAATATGATTTTGCAACACTTGTACCAACCGACTGAAAGGAGTAGTGTTACTAACACAAATACTGGAAACAATGATTACGGTGATGGCGACTTGCAATTTGAAAAGGATGTAGGACATAAAAAGTCGCAAAGTTCGCGACTCGGCGGTTTTATCCCAGAGAGAAAGCCCAGGAAGTTGGTGGAAACTAGAAGTTAATCTACTAAGTATATTATGTGTTGGCTACATCAAGaaatttcataataatCAATCGGAATTATATGATCAGACAACACTGGAAACATATACCACTAAATTATCACCAATTATATTGTagacaattaatttaattattaatttatatgcTGAATCATATGCTATTacatttattgaatatttaactaattGCTCAGCGGCTTAGTTCGTAAATGTTTGATAGCTAACAACTATACACCAATGGTCATGTAAAAagcaataattatttacttaAATACTAAAATCAAACCCTGAtgaatacaattatatagCTAAAACTAGTGCAATGCGAATGTTATCAAATAAGTATAGACAGAGTTTGCAATATGTTGAACGTATTCAGCCACATAGGAACTTAAACCAAGGATTTGGGAATAGCATGGAATTTCGTTGTAAAAAGAATTGGATAAATGTATATCAATGGTTCCATAAATGTCAATGATGTAGTAAAAATGAACGTATGAAAAATAAGTGGACGACGGGGGCGTCGATCCCCCTACCTCTCGCATGCTAAGCGAGCGCTCTACCATTTGAGCTAGCCGCCCTCCACTCCCACACTAATTGCTACTCTATGTATAAGTAACCCtatcaatatataacaatatataagtATTTATGTGAATATTAATGCCAGAATAAACCACTGCTCATTCATTATACCAGATATTGTGATATGACCACAAAACCCACTGATATATCGCAAATATACGAGAGGAATCAAGAGGCAACTCTCTATATTGGTACCAAAAGTGTTGATTCAGGAAATTTGGATCCGCAGGTAGATGAGGAGATTCTTTGGGAACTTTTTACGCAAGTTGGAATTGTTAGAAATGTCCATATTCCCCGGGATAAAGTTACCAATCAACATCAGGGTAGGATCactcaatatatttattcatttaatcATTACAAATGATAATTCACACTagttttttacaattatttttcatagcaattatataattaccaTTTAagtgtattaaatattatattcagATATTGtcacatatttaaataactatcaaattttttaaatataaatacattatttCATGATGATATTAACAACTATCTTAAATAGTATTTgaacaaacaaattattaattcgttgatgattattatatcatacaTTCATCAGTCACGTTTATTGAATGTAAAACATTAACACGTATACAATTAGCACGTTGGTTGTTGTAAatgacaatttatttggCCTATTAAACACAAATGATAACTTAGGATACGGATTCGTCGAATTTGACAACGAAACGGAAGCAGATTATGCACAAAAAGTTATGAATGCACTCAAAGTCTATCACAAACCCATTCGTTGCAACAAAGCATCCCAAGACAAACGTACTTATGaagtaattattatttaatacagATTGGCGCAAATCTTTTCATTGGAAATCTTGACCCAGATGTGGATGAAAAATTGCTATACGACACATTTTCAGCATTTGGACTAGTATTGTCTACTAAGATTGTAAGGGAAGAGGAGACGGGACTCGGTAAAGGTTTTGGATTTGTTTCATTTGATTCATTCGATTCCAGTGACGCTGCTTTGGCCAGTATGAATGGCCAGTATTTATGTAACAGACCCATACAAGTTTCCTATGCATACAAGAAAGATACAACGGGTAAGAAACTAGAATTATACAGGAGAGAGGCATGGTTCAGCTGCTGAGCGATTACTTGCGGCCAATAGACCTAGTGACATCATTCCCACCATGGAACCTCCTCCACAAATACCAATTCCTCCTCCTCCTATTTGGAATTCACAGGCTTATTGATACTCATAGATATGCAACATAAATGGGTTATAGCGATGCCCAATCTATAGGGGTAATATTATGATCCTTGAGATAATCGTTTGCCTTTTGGAAATGATTGCATCCTAAGTGATGCCAGATTTACCTTTGAATAGTTTGTAAGACAAGGGAGATGGATGTCCAGCCATGAGAACTAGATGCTTGGCGCgatcaatttttgaacaCTTTTTAGCCGCAGGCTGGCCTGAATAAATGTGATTTCACCCCAAAGAAGGAATACCAAATTCGAACGCCGAGTATTCAGCGTGTGAATTACGCAATCTGTGAATTCTTGCCAACCCTGAGTGAAActttatttacatattttgcATGCGACATAGGGGAACCGCGAACGACGGTGAGTAATGAATTTAGAAGAAACACTCCCTGTTTTGCCCAATTAGTGAGATCTCCATGAGTAGAACTTATTCctatatcaaaatttacttGCCAATTTCTGCAAAAATGTTGCGTAGACTTGGGGGAATTGCAATTCCCTTGGGAACTGAAAATGACAAACCCTAAGTGATACAATTGTTTACCATTGCTTGTTTTGGTTGGTGATATGGGTCTTGTCCAACAATCACAACTTTTACATGATTAAACctatgtaaaattttgtggATTACGGTGTCTTTGAGAACGCATTGAATACCAAATGTTCCGGCGGGTAAATATCATTGGTCTTATCCCTCTCTTTGGCTATCATCTCCCAAAGCTGAACGAAGTAGCTCTTCCTAACTTCAGTCTCCAATACTTCATACCAAGAATCGCCtagtaatttttgtagCATAGATTGCGTATTCAGTTTGTCAAGTATCATGCATTCTACTGGCTTCTTAGCTAAAGGGAAATAGTCAGTCACCAATTTTCGTTTCATTaccaatattttttaagACGTGTTTTTGTgaatttaaacaaaatttgtggaagaataccaaattttaatatcaaaaatcGGCAAACACAAACAATTCTGTAACTTATGACAATAGAACATAGATAGAAACTATTTGTAGTGTGTAAAagtgtaaaaaattttatcaacttTCAGAAAATTTGACCAGCATTCACCATTTTTCATGTTACACATATATACTAGCGTGCCCTATTcccatatatatatatacacatGTGACATCACCGCTTAGGGTATGTTGACCTGACCTTCGTCCACCCtcaaatcattatatataaacaaacatatattttacattcaatattttaaacaatttagcGTGGTTCCATGGATTCCATCGATCTGGAATCCATTGCAAACAATTTACTAGGTGATACTAATGATGTTATGAATTTGGATGATTCTAGCAGTGGATATAACAACAAACTGGATAGGTCTGTATTAAAAAGCATGGCAATAGCGGTAATCAAACGAGAAGCAGACAAGGCAGCACTACTTAAACTTAAAGGATTCGAAAGGGCTGACATTGAAAGAAGGAGGGGAAAACATAGTGTTGTATGCCGACACTGGCTCAAAAACATGTGTATGAAGGGCGaattttgcgattttttaCACCAATTAGTATATTCTCGTATGCCACCCTGTACGATTTATGGCAAAATCGGATATTGCCCTGACGAAAGGCGCGGCCAATGCACCATGAAACACATAAAGGTAAAATAGTATTCACTTAGGATGACAAGGTAGATGAATTATCTGGGTCGGATGAAGATACTAGTGACGTTGAACATAAGGGGGAGCAAGATACGAGCTCATTTGCTGAATTCCACAGATTCGTCCGTGCCGTTAAGACATCTAATTGTGACAAATCTGGAATTTGGGGCATATGGAATGGACCTAACGAATCACCATCTCATAGAATCAAGTGTTTCATTGTTAAAAGTGCCCAAATAAtcaacatttattat encodes:
- a CDS encoding translation initiation factor eIF-3 subunit 6 (overlaps_old_locusTagID:BBM_III07725), with the protein product MILDDDIKPTFTQHEITALLSPFLDPRMVQAIMNWMDGNIDKSNTTKSMKEPVDMHIKTQKLDDAEFKEKESQLLSCVEPFKKALNLYREDQLHKISANAEKVSIAGLILWLNSSYPEQSDITFPFDVDKRLLSLAQLYYKQGDYSRCRKWLVYYINNVAHYINEGSSVKNKMPCYWGILACLILGYIVPLSVESLDAPQTVIVDEADPIALEAETPKAAIICILKINETFTNDESFGEKKENVLKRAWLIHWSLFFVFKYYLSLVHLKDKGSNIQDWPQLQEWLLDERNIAVVLFSAPHLLRYYAVYALLNWNRKDHFRIICNAIAQAKTKYNDTFTLLLGALSVEFDFEEAQKQISEIKQSCESDYLLHMLKDSIEENARYMIFETYCRIHKSINLNMIAQKLNMSTAKAERWIVNLIRHAKLEAKIDSEKNRVEISTTPPSFYQQIIEKTQNLALRSNMILQHLYQPTERSSVTNTNTGNNDYGDGDLQFEKDVGHKKSQSSRLGGFIPERKPRKLVETRS
- a CDS encoding splicing factor 3B subunit 4 (overlaps_old_locusTagID:BBM_III07730;~overlaps_old_locusTagID:BBM_III07735), encoding MTTKPTDISQIYERNQEATLYIGNLDPQVDEEILWELFTQVGIVRNVHIPRDKVTNQHQGYGFVEFDNETEADYAQKVMNALKVYHKPIRCNKASQDKRTYEIGANLFIGNLDPDVDEKLLYDTFSAFGLVLSTKIVREEETGLGKGFGFVSFDSFDSSDAALASMNGQYLCNRPIQVSYAYKKDTTGERHGSAAERLLAANRPSDIIPTMEPPPQIPIPPPPIWNSQAY
- a CDS encoding uracil-DNA glycosylase (overlaps_old_locusTagID:BBM_III07730;~overlaps_old_locusTagID:BBM_III07735), with protein sequence MKRKLVTDYFPLAKKPVECMILDKLNTQSMLQKLLGDSWYEVLETEVRKSYFVQLWEMIAKERDKTNDIYPPEHLVFNAFSKTPFNHVKVVIVGQDPYHQPKQAMGLSFSVPKGIAIPPSLRNIFAEIGISSTHGDLTNWAKQGVFLLNSLLTVVRGSPMSHAKYGWQEFTDCVIHTLNTRRSNLVFLLWGQPAAKKCSKIDRAKHLVLMAGHPSPLSYKLFKGCNHFQKANDYLKDHNITPIDWASL
- a CDS encoding YT521-B-like domain (overlaps_old_locusTagID:BBM_III07740), with protein sequence MDSIDLESIANNLLGDTNDVMNLDDSSSGYNNKLDRSVLKSMAIAVIKREADKAALLKLKGFERADIERRRGKHSVVCRHWLKNMCMKGEFCDFLHQLVYSRMPPCTIYGKIGYCPDERRGQCTMKHIKDDKVDELSGSDEDTSDVEHKGEQDTSSFAEFHRFVRAVKTSNCDKSGIWGIWNGPNESPSHRIKCFIVKSAQIINIYYSIVYGVWATGPANTKRFADAFAESDHVIIVFSGNESGGIQGYVRVMTPPIENLYKGIWGNISSRLGHNFRVKWVRQCSLDFSKVNNIHNPLNDNLPLKKSRDGTELPLVVCQQVCNAICNAPQIDLLKGTPFEHWDKINHETYFDELLRKNQLFTSVGLPYTPLY